ATATACTCGTTCGCTCCTCTATTAATCATAATATCTTGGCATTCCATAGTAAAAACGCCagctttaaatataattatttgtttggtTGGTGTCTCGTACCAAACGGGAACACTCTCAATCTTCTGTAGAGTTTTTTCTCCATCAATAAGTTGTCCAAAAGCTACGTATCTGTTTTTCATCCAATTTGCAGGTTGCAATAAAACGTAAAATTGAGTGGAACAATCCATATGTctaaaacatgaatattatgCTAGAGAgcagttattaattttagtcaTACCTTTTATTGAATCCGTAGCCATATGAAATTTGTTTTCTGATTTTCTACGATTTCAGACGATTGAAAAGTCAGTCATCATTAAATATGAGGATAACTAGCTAAAATGTGAGATCTTCAACAagataaatatcaataatacttGCGAATCGTTTCTAATCGTGAATTTCAacccaaaacaaaacacttactGGATTTGGTTCCTCGGGTGGTTATTTAATGACTTTTACTAGTCTGGTAGATTGCGAACGTATTCTGCCTGGTCTTGGGGAAGGGGAAACCAATCCATCTTTACGAACTACAATTCATAACGAggttaaattatgaaattgatgAATCCTACCTGCCGCCGTTAGCCATACCGATAATTCCCCGTCTGTCATGCGGTACGGCAAAATTTTCGCAGGGCATATTCGATTCCTTTAATCCGAAACCTCCACATTGGATCCAACAATCTTTAACAATGCGATGGACGGGAGTTCCTGAATAGCCACCTTTAGTGGTCTTACAAAGACGAAGAAAGTTTTCACACGTTGCTGGCACTAAGTCTGAGTAAAGCTAGAAGTTTATAAGTATGACTTAAGTTTATATATGGTATCATGATACTGCATTTTGTAGAATCTATGTGGATaggtaattgaaatattttggcTTGCTTAAATACGGATCTTGGAGTCTTAACGCACCAGAAGCATATGGGTAACATACACTTTATGGTGTAAAGTAGGTACGTGTAGTTCTAGAACTTCGTGTAGAACTTCCTCACACTAAATTGTTCAACCAATAAAAGACATAAAATTAGTATGTAGGTAAGTAGATGACACCTTGGATCAAGATAGGTTTATCTCAAAACTGTATTATTCATTGAAATCAACAACAGACGCTATATTACTAAACCTCAATTAATAACGATCACTGCCACACGTCCAGCAAACCTGAAATgcctattgtttttttaatagtaataattcCGTAATTTATTATGCACTTACCATAAATATCATCGTCCCAATAACTTCGGCGTTGATGgaaatttgcaaataaacaaaaggtCTCTGAAATTTTAAAAGGGTCATTAACTACTTAGTTGTGCTCGTGGACAAGTATCAACTACTTCAAGTAACATCTATTCGTTGTACAATCATAACTTACCTACatcttatttactttttatgtccCTAACGACAAACTACTTATTaccatttaaaaacaacttactCCAGAAGactttaaatatttagcaaATAACTGGATGCCTTCCTTTGCATAATCAGGATGTATATCATAAACATATTTAGATTCAATCAGTTCTTTTAATTCGTCCACGCCACCAAGAAAGCGGTCGTTGATTAGTACGGCACATTGAGTAAGCAAGCAATAAGCTAGGCCACCATACTGGATTTTCAAATCATTCCATATTTTCGGCCAATCTATGCCCGTTACAGCtaaaattgtgtttgtttttagtagtaggaacttaaaaataactaactaaCCAAGTGAAGGAAAATACTCACCTCTAACTACTGGAGCAGCGAAATATTTGCTTCGATACTTGTGAAGACCTTCTACTAGTTTCTTACAGTAGATAAATTCCTTCGTAACCATGTTTCCTATAACCGTGAACTTAACTCGATCGGCACTATAAGGGTCTTCCTTTTTGGGAGGAAAAGCGGGATTCGTCGCTGAATTATGACCATATTTATATGTGTTGGCATATGCGGGTTTAATATATCTTTCCCAAGGATGATGTGAAACTGGTTTTTCTTTTATCGGAATCTCAGGATTGAAAAACGACATATTAGAAAAATGATTGACtgattaatttgttataataattttgcttGTTCGTCTTGATAATTTTGATTTGACATTCAGGCCAGTGAATTGGCCCAAATAAGGTTGAGTCATCGCAGTAAAACTTTTTGCGGTGGACTtagtataattacaaaattcagAATAACTACCTGTGTTTGTAAATACTTAAGACGTCGAGTTGCCTGTAACCATGTATAGCTTATAATATAGAacgtagtattttattttgttcttatttttagtatttgttttcgCATCCAGTGCAGCGAAACGTACGTAATGGCAATGAGAAACTTTTGACTTCTATCTGTCATTGTCAGTCAATCATTTCAAAAAGCAAACAATCtgcgaaaataaactttatttttgtcaagAACTATCGGGGTTTTGTAGTAAAACAACTGGATAActaatgttttgataaaaaaagatagtgttaattaacaaatcaaattagTCTGCAAAATTCACAGGAAAAAATGAATAATAGTCACTGTCAAAGTTTCTCACTTTTGTGTGAAGAGCTTTGCAATCTTCTATAtcttaaagaatataataaagataaagtCAATTCCTTAATCGACGAGTTGAATGCTAGACCCTTTAAAGCGGAGTTATTCGCTCGGAAACATGTAAGATTTTTAGGTTATGCTTTTGTATAGTTGatagcaataatataaataaatatatttttatgatgtctTTTCAGGATGCAGCAGCTGTAATTACAGCTTTATGTTTAAATGTTAAGCCAATAGATGAATTTTTGGCCGCGAAAACCTcacatttattaaatagtattatcaCGAAACAAAGCTTGCAATTTGGCTCTGATTATTTGTGGAAAGTAATTTCATGGCATGTGGATTGTCTAAGAAAGTGTTCAGACATAGTTCTACCTGATATTCTTCATAGTATGCAATGCATATTGCATTATAATCCACAAGCTAGTCATAAGGTTTGTGTGTCCATCATGAACATCAGATCTTTTGCTTTGTCTTAAACTAATATTGTTGCATGAGCAAAATATGACAGTGCACTGGCATGCCTTACTGCCTGTTCTGGCATGGATTGGCTTTCCATGTGTAATAATATAATGCCATAAGGTAGTGGTAGGCATTCTGCAGAGTATCAGACCTTGTTAAACAATCTCCTATTTCTTTTGCAGTTTACTGAAGATTTAATTGGTAATCAAGGTTTACTCATAAAACTAATAGATCCAACAAAGAGTTCTCTTAGTACACAGAACccattacaaatatatttaatatgcttGAAATGTATTACAAGCATTTTATCGACTACAgatgaaataaagaataaagtATTGATTAGCAATGAATCAAAAGAACAGATTTCGCAAATTGTGACAAGGTTTCTCATGAAAGGATATTCAAAGTCTCAGGATGAGTTTTTATATTGTAAGGTTAGTataaacataaactttttaCTGCCAGGTTGGTGTGAgaatttaaaatcatcatcggcctagccttttcccaactatgttggggtcggctaccagtccaacctgtttcagctgagtaccagtgttttaaaaagagcgactgcctatctgacctcctcaacccagtaacctgggcaacacgacaccccttggttatactggctgtcagactttttcaagcttctgactacctgtaacaactgacaaagatgtaggaataacagtgggtccgggacccacaatttaacatgccttccgaaacacggaggaactcgctatgacaaagatggtcacccatctacggaccaaccgcgtcaagcatagcttaacctgtgatcgaatcacttatgcggttatagcatgGTAATATGCAGGGTAATTAGTAGAGCTGCTTAGGAAAAGTTCAATGAAAAACAGAtgtatagtataatatatgtatattgtagtgtatgtatattgttttgataaaaataaatataaactaactAACAACAATAGAGTTCATATAAATTCACCCTAACTTTTTCTCAATTGTCACTTTGGGGTTGAGATTTAGTTTTACTGGAATTAACTACTTCTTGTATGAAAAAAGTGTCAACACTTAAAAGCTTGATTATTAGAGTATATCCTTGACCCTTGCCCCAACAAAATGGCACCAAGCAATATGAAAGTAAGACCCATGAGGTGTCACAAGATAATCATAGTAGATAGTTTAAGAGTTTTAACAATAGCAGGAATAGGTCAGAATTATATATCTATCAGCAAATGATGATGaatctttattattaagatatctttgacggacctgttggtctagtggttagtgaccccgactgctataccggtgggttcgattcccacccagggcaaatgtttatgtgatgagcacgatcatttgttctgtgtctgggtgtaatttatctatattatgtatgtatatagaaatatataagtatgtttatcagttgtctagtactcataatacaagctctgcttactttgagactagatggcgttgtgtaaaaaaaaaaaaaaatctttgactGCTAATACAACTGACGCATTTCTACGTACTACTATCTACTtagtcattttaaatttaaattcatgtgtatttaatgtaagcctttttatttcgtaaatgtaaATGTTGTGCATGCTTGATGTCAATCTTATGTATACTTGAACAAATatcttataatttttattactttcaggTAGTTATATCAGGTTTAAGAGTACTATCCCAGCTATATTATAATGATCCTAGTATCAGCATTCTGCTACCTGAAGTGATGGGGATCTGTCGCTATTTTGTACTCTATGGATTAGTGACCCAGCTCAGTATGCCTGAGAAGATAATGCCAGCACAGCAGACTATAGCAATGGCACCGGTTACGCATAACCCAAACCCTAAAGGAGGAAaggtataaaacattttttttagactttaaaAGTTTTGGCTCCTAAATAAggtcatatttttcataattaccTCTTGCATTGGTTAAGCGATTactttgaaaacatttaacGTAAAGCTACAACATAAATGgaccgtttttattttaaattgcctATTCATCGTGATTCTTAACTATATATTTCAGAAACAAAAACTAAGAAAGCAAAGGAACAATGCAATAGAGAGTTTGAAGAAGGAAATACCAGTATCAGATCACAGCTTGATGAAAGATGTAGATAATTTCGAGAACAATGCTGCTTACAAACCTGCAAGTCGTAACTTCTTAGAGCCACAGAAAGGCAAGAGTTATTGGATGCTGACCAGCGACTCCGATATGTCTGATGTTGAGAATAGTAGAGAGGTGAAGCTAATAGCTCTACGGTCTAGAGTAAGACAAAGTGCCTCCAACTTATTTTTAGTTCTAGTAAAGGTAAGAAACTATAGTAATTATTGATTTAGAACTATGCTTTATCTATGTCCAAATGTGTTCTCAGATTGTCATTggttaacaaaaattaaaattaatatcaccATTTTAGTTAAATTGACTTAAATTTTCACAGTTTTTAATGGCAATATACCTTTCAGAAAACTgtggattatttattaaataacataattcgTAATAGAGACATCAGACGTAATAGAGACATGTCGtgggaaaattaaattatatagtatattaaatttaacttttgcTTTCAggtaaaagaaaagaaagacaTATTTGGTTACTGGTGGGCTCTGCTCCCTGACTCACCCGATCCTGCGAATTGGTCTGCATCAGAGGCCTCTAAGAAGACGCTAGCATATTGTGCGATTACTGATCCGATAGCTAGCAGTCGTGCAAGTGTATTAAGCGTTATTTTAGCGCTCTTCTCTGGCTCCAGAATGTATCTGTCTCAGGCGGAAAGTAGGTTAGTGAAAttggttatataaaaaaatatttccataaataTTACTTCTGTAGaagtaattattttgcaaatatagtGATGATATCTCTTATTGATTTAGCAACAAGGTTGATGTTGcctaaaccattttttttaagaattattgaaattaaacataTATTAATATCTAAGCAGAATACCAGCAATTAGTAGTTCTATCTGAAAATTACTCATAATGCCAAATTTTTATTCTTTCCAGTAAGAAAGAGACTACCTCCTTCATCCCATTCTCCGAATCTCTTGGTTACATGATCACATGTATGCATAAAGTGTTGAATAGTATCCTTGAGACCGAGAGGAGTCACGCCGTGATCATCATAGCTCTGAAGTGTTGTGCCGCCTTGGTACAAGCGACGCCATACCATAAGATGAAGGAAGGCCTTTTAAGTCAACTAGTTTTGTCTACTAGGAAGTTTTTGGTACATAGAGGTTAGTATTCTTTTTCCTACTAAAATTAAGCTTAGAATATCAACAAAGCAAAGTAAACACGCTAAAGAGTCAAATAGCGTGTTCAACTTGTTGTTTTTAAGCAGACCGTTTGTAGTTAGGTACTTAGTTTACCCTCTCTGATGTCGCGTAAGATGATAACGAGAGATTGGTGAAAATAGAAAAGGGGAAATCTTTTCCAGAGAGAGACAGCATagccaaacaaaaaataaactacttacACGCACTACATTCATTGTATCTATCTCAAGCCATAGTTTCAGCATGTATCcatttgtttttactgtttaatctttttactttattcaTCACTATAACATACTGTAAATCTCCACAGATGTTACATTACAAGTAGGTGCCCTCATCACAATGGGATGCGTTCTCTCCGTCGATCCCAAAGTAGGCGAAGTACTCAAAGCAATAGAAAAGGACACAGTACAATCTAAAGAGTCTTCTACCACGAATTCTTTTAGAATATCCCACACTACCCACAAATTTGACACAGAGGAATGTGAAGACTTTGAAGAAGGATATTCTGATGATGAAATGTTTACTGCTGTGGAACCAATAGCGGTAGAAAATAGTGAAAAAGATAAAGAAGATAATCATTATTTCAGAAGTTGGATTTTAGACATTTGTTTCAAGAATATGGGATGGATCTTTAGAGGGAATCAAGTTACCGTAAGTTTTGGAGAGTTTACATTAGCTCTCCTCTCTCTCTCAGTTTTAGTTGCGATTTCgtgttattgtaaaaataatctcCGACTAAAATGGAAAGTTCAGGTTAAGTAACTAAGTCATTTAAAGCATCAACAATCTAAATTGCTATAAATACTTTACCAATAAAGCTTAATCAAACTCTTTTGTAATAATGTACTCTGgacattattttctaaacagtttttcttGCTTATTTAAAAGATATGTACTTTTGActccaataataaaattgaaaattgtaaacatGATAACAATTGGGTGATAGTAATTTGGTGCACAATAAAGTATTATGATGGACTTTACAATAATACACCAGTTGAAACCggtttgtaatataaaaatctggttgttttaagtaaaactgGAAACATATCTAGAAAACCAAATAATACTggatataaaacataaaacatcattttgttattgtaaatatatttcggTGAAATACAAACATGATACTAAAATTCGCAAGTCAGTTAACATAATACCTAGTAcgagtgaaaaatatttataatgaccATAAACGCATAGTCaattaacttttgtaaataaggtcttatattataaataattatttataacttaagaCAGTCTTTGTTCTTGGAAGCACAAGGCTTCTTTTGTACAATGTGCATAAAATGAATGTCAAATTAATCGACCTTACAGAACTAATATTATCTCGAatgatttgtaaattttatagtaattcAATCCACTTATCAACATGCAAACCCtataaaaatcttcaattaCATTTACATTCAGCTTCGTATACATAGTAACATTACACATTTAGAAATAATACAATTCGTAAGGTGATCAAAATCAGCACAACTAGTCGTCAAATTATGAGTATTACTCAAATTGCACAAACATATTGGAGTTGTTATATATAGATTTGAGTTCAGCAAAACCTTCATGATTGTAATAACAACCATATCACTTATACCTTTGAAGTATCCAAAATGTGGAACATTATGTAAAGTGAGCTCTATCGTAATAGTCTTATGGTTCTCTTTTATAAATCGATAAAACTAAAGAAGGTGTGTGCGTTAACACTGAACCGTCTTTATGATATTACTTGTTAAGCCTATTTGTTTGGAatcctcagtgtcgcgagtacgactcgcacttgaccggtttttccttaataagttttattgtcGATTCCTTAGATGAGGCTGGTACCTACTAGTTAATTCATGTgcattaactaaaataaagtatttacttTAAGAAGATTTATTAAGAACAACAAGCCAATACACatgactttaatttttttacatgaTTGTGTCATGTGTTTCCCCTTGGATTCTTCCTTCTTGATAACTCGTATACGCGTATGAGGTCGCGTTGTCCACCAGAGCTTTCCATACCGACTCTTTGGATACGGAGCTCTAATACCCAGATCCATTAATCATTGTTTTCAGAGAATCAAGCCATCAGCAATACCTTTAATCTTGGAATCACTTCAAGTGCTGTCAGCGATATCGTTCCACCACCTACAAGACCTCCTGTTCGACCACATTACTTTATTGGGAGATATTCTGAGTGAACTGCTGCAGCATGAGCATCAGGATGTGGTCCTGCAGTCGGCAAGGGCTGTCAGTATCATTGGCGATGCGATACAAAAATTAGGTACTTTGTACTACTATAAAagattcttgttttttttttgattgaaGAGATATTAGTGAAGCTGGATTTATCTGGATTAGGTTTCATCCATAGgaacattattttacaatgttttaatggttttaattgCATACTTGACATTTCTTTGGAAAATCAGAAAAAGTCGTCGTGTTTCtgataaagatataaataaacctcgatcaaggcgacctccgtggtcgagtggcgtgagcaccggtttcaaggtgtcgctagctctgaggtcccgggctcGATCCTcagtcgggtcaatgtaaaaattcacaattttacattgtctcgggtctgggtgtttgtggtaccttctttgtatctgaattccataacacaagtgctttagcaacttactttgggttcagaacaatctatgtgatgttgtccgcatttagtaaaaaaaatacaaagtaaataaaatttgttcagcTCATTTTCCCTAAAATATGAGAAAACTGCAACAAATTTTCAGGTACTATTTCCgattataaattcatttgaaCTTACAGAACATTCAGATCAACCGCCTCCACTAAACCAATGTGTGTACATTTGGGAGAAGTTGATAACACCGCTGTCTACAGTACTGCAGTGCCATGAGAACTCGCCGTGTAAGCCCGTCGTCTGCGACTGTATTGCTAACATTGGCGAGAGGTCGTTTAAGGAACTGCCGGTAATTCAGAACATATTTTAACGCCATAGCATGTTATAATGATTCTGTCTTCATACCTACTTAATAGAGAAGTTGAGACATGTTTTTAATGTTCTCTCGTAATTTGTTTCCTTAACCCACAAACATGAAATTATTATGATGGACAGATGGACTTAAAAAAATGGTCGCTTTATATTACTTGCTAGACTTTTTACACGTTGTTACGTAACCAGTCCTAACGCCTAAACTTCAGTTTAACCAATTTTTATTGTGCAAAAGCACCTACTCAAGTCTATACTCAAATGTCTTCTTTCTATAGAGCTGATGCTGAAAtagattcataattttaataattaattcccAATATTTGTTCCAGAGACACCTGCAAGTCCTGTGCTGCACGTTGCTGATAGGTTCGTGCAGTGACGAGGAGGCCGCCGTCCGCGCCGCCGCAGTGCGCGCGCTCGCCATGCTCGTCATGTACAGGACTCTGAGAGATGTACGTTTATTATACTtgaaaaaatactcataaaacttatgatattttagtgtttaattttataaatctcATTTTTGGAGGACAGTCGGCCTTGTCCTTTTTACCCAGTTAGACCAAGTCTTCGAAATCGGTTAAATGATTTAGCCAGTAAGAAGCTGGcagagttatttttgtattcatattgcCAATATGGCATATTAATATCAAAGTGAATGTAAAGAAACTGCATACTCCAGTTATAATTGTTAATCGTAAGTAGGTATAATCTGGACGAGGACGCGTTTATGcaatccacgaacgcttgtcctgaatctggaatctgtctttgtgcataataagtgaatgtttgttaaaacacctttttttttttccgggttGAAACGCTAATgccttcaacccacgtcgagggcacgacttggggatatgtcggacttccaccaactaaaaacaccccgggccccttctactgctttagccagagtcacgggatcgctcgcgcatactctgcgcgactctggctggctctagtcctttggactccttctcaagggatgggtgtaaaaagcccacccctcactcctcataagaacGGGTGCGCAGAGCGACgcgcccgtctccttcttggcctgctggctgatcgagtgtcagggtgccctccctgccACTCGCAGGCCCGACCTTACGGTTGTTAAACCCCCTgtgacacagggattaaattccataggaaaaccaaaaaagaaatattttttcaattgtttcaggACATATGTTTTGTTAGCGACTGTGGAGAGAACATTTTGCGAGCGCTGAAAGAACCTATGCTAGTTGTAAGGACTAAAGCTGCTTGGGCCCTCGGGAACCTCAGTGACGCACTCGTATTGAACATGTACGTATACGATAATAGGACATTAACAACTGGCTTTAGCTAAGTATTGCTGTGCTCAAATTGATATAAACAAA
The window above is part of the Trichoplusia ni isolate ovarian cell line Hi5 chromosome 11, tn1, whole genome shotgun sequence genome. Proteins encoded here:
- the LOC113499079 gene encoding HEAT repeat-containing protein 6 isoform X1, translating into MNNSHCQSFSLLCEELCNLLYLKEYNKDKVNSLIDELNARPFKAELFARKHDAAAVITALCLNVKPIDEFLAAKTSHLLNSIITKQSLQFGSDYLWKVISWHVDCLRKCSDIVLPDILHSMQCILHYNPQASHKFTEDLIGNQGLLIKLIDPTKSSLSTQNPLQIYLICLKCITSILSTTDEIKNKVLISNESKEQISQIVTRFLMKGYSKSQDEFLYCKVVISGLRVLSQLYYNDPSISILLPEVMGICRYFVLYGLVTQLSMPEKIMPAQQTIAMAPVTHNPNPKGGKKQKLRKQRNNAIESLKKEIPVSDHSLMKDVDNFENNAAYKPASRNFLEPQKGKSYWMLTSDSDMSDVENSREVKLIALRSRVRQSASNLFLVLVKVKEKKDIFGYWWALLPDSPDPANWSASEASKKTLAYCAITDPIASSRASVLSVILALFSGSRMYLSQAESSKKETTSFIPFSESLGYMITCMHKVLNSILETERSHAVIIIALKCCAALVQATPYHKMKEGLLSQLVLSTRKFLVHRDVTLQVGALITMGCVLSVDPKVGEVLKAIEKDTVQSKESSTTNSFRISHTTHKFDTEECEDFEEGYSDDEMFTAVEPIAVENSEKDKEDNHYFRSWILDICFKNMGWIFRGNQVTRIKPSAIPLILESLQVLSAISFHHLQDLLFDHITLLGDILSELLQHEHQDVVLQSARAVSIIGDAIQKLEHSDQPPPLNQCVYIWEKLITPLSTVLQCHENSPCKPVVCDCIANIGERSFKELPRHLQVLCCTLLIGSCSDEEAAVRAAAVRALAMLVMYRTLRDDICFVSDCGENILRALKEPMLVVRTKAAWALGNLSDALVLNMEDPDSDDIDDDLLVRLLEVSIQCAVDNDKVKMSATRGLGNLLRLIKNENLLRNSQIKTLCETAIGKLLDCACKVNNMKVRWNACYAMGNAMKNEQLFTCFNGWQGKVFPNLCTLTQECKNLKVRINAAAALRAPQARSHYGEHYALVWRGLLAAMENAANVDDFNEYKHKDNLIEQLCVTLAHLCCLLTQADLSDILDPLVFHYDTAKALFTQVCHKLPPENASCLRILQAAKYVTVDLTTTSDPQMQSLSMLQDIFIWDM
- the LOC113499079 gene encoding HEAT repeat-containing protein 6 isoform X2, with product MNNSHCQSFSLLCEELCNLLYLKEYNKDKVNSLIDELNARPFKAELFARKHFTEDLIGNQGLLIKLIDPTKSSLSTQNPLQIYLICLKCITSILSTTDEIKNKVLISNESKEQISQIVTRFLMKGYSKSQDEFLYCKVVISGLRVLSQLYYNDPSISILLPEVMGICRYFVLYGLVTQLSMPEKIMPAQQTIAMAPVTHNPNPKGGKKQKLRKQRNNAIESLKKEIPVSDHSLMKDVDNFENNAAYKPASRNFLEPQKGKSYWMLTSDSDMSDVENSREVKLIALRSRVRQSASNLFLVLVKVKEKKDIFGYWWALLPDSPDPANWSASEASKKTLAYCAITDPIASSRASVLSVILALFSGSRMYLSQAESSKKETTSFIPFSESLGYMITCMHKVLNSILETERSHAVIIIALKCCAALVQATPYHKMKEGLLSQLVLSTRKFLVHRDVTLQVGALITMGCVLSVDPKVGEVLKAIEKDTVQSKESSTTNSFRISHTTHKFDTEECEDFEEGYSDDEMFTAVEPIAVENSEKDKEDNHYFRSWILDICFKNMGWIFRGNQVTRIKPSAIPLILESLQVLSAISFHHLQDLLFDHITLLGDILSELLQHEHQDVVLQSARAVSIIGDAIQKLEHSDQPPPLNQCVYIWEKLITPLSTVLQCHENSPCKPVVCDCIANIGERSFKELPRHLQVLCCTLLIGSCSDEEAAVRAAAVRALAMLVMYRTLRDDICFVSDCGENILRALKEPMLVVRTKAAWALGNLSDALVLNMEDPDSDDIDDDLLVRLLEVSIQCAVDNDKVKMSATRGLGNLLRLIKNENLLRNSQIKTLCETAIGKLLDCACKVNNMKVRWNACYAMGNAMKNEQLFTCFNGWQGKVFPNLCTLTQECKNLKVRINAAAALRAPQARSHYGEHYALVWRGLLAAMENAANVDDFNEYKHKDNLIEQLCVTLAHLCCLLTQADLSDILDPLVFHYDTAKALFTQVCHKLPPENASCLRILQAAKYVTVDLTTTSDPQMQSLSMLQDIFIWDM